Proteins from one Podospora pseudocomata strain CBS 415.72m chromosome 4, whole genome shotgun sequence genomic window:
- a CDS encoding hypothetical protein (EggNog:ENOG503NUZZ; COG:E) — MTSSLPQHSSSSTTTTTTTTNNNNNNNNNNTNPPSSILIVGSGLFGLSTAYALTRRHEFINTSITVIDRSDPSSQSTFPSPDAASIDTSRIVRADYADHAYAALCDEAQLIWRQQDKPIDLGAQGRYHETGLLVVGDATSAAPVADPPVEGGASESSHKKLTGMDYARKSWENVSSLASRDPMLAERIRELPNADAICEVLGTGGSSGAWGYINYNSGWTDAGASMAWLYEQVRQTGRVNFIAGTVESLEHDDTGVTGVRLQDQRVLTADLVMVAAGAWTGSFVDLDGQAVATGQVLGYLNITEEEQEILGKMPVILNLSSGLFIIPPTNGVLKVARHAYGYTNPRTVHFPPLPVSPTATSNCLVSIPRTSLHDPDLVIPAEGEADLRAALREMTPLPGLVDRPFTKTRLCWYSDTRTADFLIDYHPHWKNLFVATGDSGHAFKFLPVIGDKIVDCIQRNCPPEFKEKWAWKEGEGAKALFTEDGSRGGKPGLILEEELLKARSV, encoded by the coding sequence ATGacttcttcccttcctcaacattcttcctcttccaccaccaccaccaccaccaccaccaacaacaacaacaacaacaacaacaacaacacgaaCCCCCCGTCCTCCATTCTCATTGTTGGCTCGGGTCTCTTTGGCCTCTCCACAGCCTATGCTCTCACTCGTCGCCATGAGttcatcaacacctccataACTGTCATTGACAGGTCGGACCCCTCCTCTCAGTCTACATTCCCATCCCCCGATGCCGCGTCCATTGACACGAGCCGCATTGTCAGGGCAGACTACGCCGACCACGCGTATGCCGCTCTGTGCGATGAAGCTCAGCTGATATGGCGCCAACAAGACAAGCCCATAGATCTCGGCGCCCAGGGCCGTTACCACGAAACAGgtctcctcgtcgtcggcgatGCCACCTCTGCCGCGCCAGTCGCGGACCCTCCCGTAGAGGGTGGCGCGAGTGAATCTTCCCACAAGAAGCTAACCGGCATGGATTATGCCCGCAAGAGCTGGGAGAACGTTTCATCTCTGGCCTCTCGTGACCCAATGCTCGCCGAGCGCATCCGAGAGCTCCCGAACGCCGACGCGATCTGCGAGGTTCTCGGGACCGGTGGCAGCTCTGGAGCTTGGGGATACATCAACTACAACAGCGGCTGGACAGACGCCGGCGCGTCGATGGCATGGCTCTACGAGCAAGTCAGACAAACCGGACGCGTCAACTTCATTGCTGGCACAGTGGAGTCTCTGGAGCACGATGACACCGGTGTGACAGGAGTGAGGCTACAAGACCAACGCGTCTTGACCGCGGACCTGGTCATGGTGGCAGCAGGAGCATGGACAGGAAGCTTTGTCGACCTTGACGGCCAGGCTGTCGCCACGGGCCAAGTCTTGGGGTacctcaacatcaccgaAGAGGAGCAAGAGATCCTCGGCAAGATGcccgtcatcctcaacctctccagcgGTCTCTTCATCATTCCACCAACCAACGGGGTCCTCAAGGTAGCTCGCCATGCCTACGGTTATACCAACCCACGAACTGTACatttccctccccttcccgtcTCGCCAACTGCCACAAGCAACTGCCTCGTCTCGATCCCCCGGACATCGTTGCATGACCCCGACCTCGTCATCCCAGCAGAGGGGGAAGCCGACCTTCGCGCTGCTCTCCGAGAGATGACGCCGCTGCCTGGGTTGGTAGACCGTCCCTTCACCAAGACGAGACTATGCTGGTATTCTGATACCCGAACGGCCGACTTCCTCATAGACTACCATCCTCACTGGAAGAATCTCTTTGTCGCGACAGGAGACAGTGGCCACGCCTTCAAGTTCCTCCCCGTCATTGGCGATAAGATTGTGGACTGCATCCAGCGAAACTGTCCACCCGAGTTCAAGGAAAAGTGGGCttggaaggaaggggagggagccAAAGCATTGTTTACAGAGGACGGCAGCAGAGGGGGAAAGCCTGGGCTGATTCTGGAAGAGGAGCTCCTCAAGGCTCGGTCTGTGTGA
- a CDS encoding hypothetical protein (COG:A; EggNog:ENOG503NXAN), with translation MSNNNIAEFPDVQAKLQQPKEKSAFERQKAEIEAKRLREEAETAAALAEFQKEFGGDDEEDKLPRGSHQTSRFGNGPPTRPAFNSPSPFGGGAGKRHFGLPSGPSLKSGPGSLGPPPPSYGKKRTFDGFQQDRDRERGRNWDRSGFEDREAGSLTVSKAFEASDDEGETTAVSGRAEEKAASRPTLRLSNLPPGRSPAFIKSLIPANLTVEDVKIVPPAGPTGADRGTERKSVSAIVTLSKETPAAEIDAAVSALQNRYLGFGFFLSLHRHLSSAAIASGLTALHPSTSVVSHPFGAKKVEEISRPHGSHSVSSHRGYAPPTHYGPPMGGSINRSGILHVPVSPPRDIKQLRMIHKVIESVLEHGPQLEALLMSRPDVQQEEKWAWLWDARSEGGIWYRWRLWEIVTGLQSTDKVKYWPLFEGSHAWKAPAQRLAYEYVTGVDEFVSEPEYDSSEDEDFDDEQGRQGEHNEQEDTFLNPIEKSKLSHLLSRLPTTTTKIRKGDIARIATFAITHASRGADEVVEMIVSNIEQPFAYTSANPDYKRDGKEKDEGSRDASPAPDDKLGSGGLDTSAASLLGLYVVSDILSSSSTSGIRHAWRYRQLFENALRAHKTFEKLGMVVDKLGWGRIRADRWKRAVELVLSLWESWCVFPVETHEYFVNSFNNPPALKKPVDVGGTEQKAGKWKPVETEAGAKEKDNGFLPISTKLSTDQDDENDHYLEDVLESRDGDVELQSPYMYYTSVLDEFSDLDLDGVPYDDDDDDENGVSGDVSMPQPTTTESPADKVETKIIGGFSMSAAKAAPVKKRMRAVDMFAGSDSD, from the coding sequence ATGTCGAACAACAACATTGCCGAATTTCCCGATGTTCAGGCCAAACTCCAGCAGCCAAAGGAAAAGTCAGCATTCGAGAGACAAAAAGCAGAGATCGAGGCGAAGCGCCTGCGCGAAGAGGCCGAGACGGCAGCTGCCCTTGCCGAATTCCAAAAGGAATTTGGAggcgacgacgaagaggataAGCTTCCTCGAGGCTCTCACCAGACATCGAGATTTGGGAATGGCCCGCCCACTCGACCAGCTTTCAACAGCCCGTCAccttttggaggtggtgcagGCAAGCGACATTTCGGCCTTCCTTCGGGGCCCTCGTTGAAGAGCGGTCCTGGGAGTTTgggacctcctccgccatcatACGGCAAGAAGCGAACGTTTGATGGGTTTCAGCAGGACCGAGATCGAGAGAGGGGACGGAACTGGGATAGGTCGGGCTTCGAAGATCGAGAGGCGGGATCCTTGACCGTGTCCAAAGCTTTCGAGGccagtgatgatgaaggggagaCAACGGCTGTTTCTGGCCgtgccgaggagaaggcggctTCGAGACCTACCCTACGTTTGTCCAACTTGCCACCAGGCAGATCACCGGCATTCATCAAGTCTCTGATACCGGCAAACTTGACTGTGGAGGATGTCAAGATCGTGCCACCAGCGGGACCGACCGGTGCTGACCGTGGCACGGAGAGAAAGTCGGTATCAGCGATAGTTACGCTGTCAAAGGAAACCCCTGCTGCTGAAATTGATGCCGCAGTCAGCGCGCTGCAGAATCGCTATCTAGGCTTCggttttttcctttctttgcACAGACAtctctcctcggccgccatTGCGTCAGGGCTTACAGCTCTGCACCCTTCGACCTCAGTGGTATCACACCCATTTGGGGCGAAGAAGGTCGAGGAAATTTCGAGGCCGCATGGCTCACATTCGGTGAGCTCCCACCGCGGCTATGCGCCTCCTACCCACTATGGCCCTCCCATGGGTGGTTCCATCAACCGAAGTGGTATCCTCCACGTTCCTGTCAGCCCGCCACGGGATATCAAACAACTTCGCATGATACACAAAGTCATCGAGTCGGTCCTGGAGCATGGGCCACAGCTGGAGGCCCTCCTTATGTCTCGCCCGGATGTGCAACAAGAGGAAAAGTGGGCATGGCTATGGGATGCGCGCAGTGAGGGTGGTATCTGGTACCGCTGGAGGTTGTGGGAAATCGTGACGGGTTTGCAGTCCACAGACAAGGTCAAGTATTGGCCATTGTTTGAAGGAAGCCATGCCTGGAAAGCACCAGCACAACGGCTTGCCTACGAATATGTCACAGGTGTCGATGAGTTTGTTTCAGAGCCCGAGTATGATTCTTCTGAAGATGAGGATTTCGATGACGAGCAGGGTCGACAGGGCGAGCACAACGAGCAGGAGGATACATTCTTAAACCCCATTGAAAAGTCAAAGCTGTCCCACTTGTTGTCTCGActaccaacaacaacaaccaagatCAGGAAAGGAGACATTGCGCGCATAGCAACATTTGCCATCACGCACGCCAGCCGAGGAGCCGATGAAGTTGTCGAAATGATTGTGTCCAACATCGAGCAACCATTCGCATATACCTCGGCCAATCCAGACTACAAACGTGATGGGAAAGAGAAGGACGAGGGCTCGCGCGAtgcctctcctgctccagaCGACAAACTTGGATCCGGTGGACTTGACACTAGCGCAGCGTCACTTCTCGGCCTTTATGTGGTCAGTGACATTTTGTCCTCTTCATCTACCAGCGGCATCCGCCATGCATGGCGGTATCGTCAATTATTCGAGAACGCGCTTCGAGCCCACAAGACGTTTGAGAAGCTGGGAATGGTGGTGGATAAGCTAGGCTGGGGACGGATCCGGGCCGACAGGTGGAAGCGCGCCGTAGAACTGGTGCTAAGCCTCTGGGAGAGTTGGTGCGTGTTCCCGGTTGAAACCCATGAGTATTTCGTCAACAGTTTCAACAACCCACCAGCTCTGAAGAAGCCGGTGGACGTTGGCGGAACAGAGCAAAAGGCGGGCAAATGGAAGCCAGTGGAGACAGAAGCTGGCGCAAAAGAGAAGGACAATGGCTTTTTGCCGATCTCGACAAAGCTATCGACTGACCAGGACGACGAAAATGACCACTACTTGGAGGATGTTTTGGAATCtcgtgatggtgatgtcgagctCCAGTCACCCTACATGTACTACACCTCGGTGCTGGATGAGTTCTCTGACCTGGACCTCGACGGTGTCCCatatgacgacgacgacgacgacgagaatGGGGTCAGCGGAGATGTGAGCATGCCGCAACCGACAACGACAGAGTCACCAGCAGATAAGGTGGAAACCAAGATCATAGGAGGCTTTTCCATGTCGGCGGCGAAGGCTGCGCCAGTGAAGAAGCGGATGCGTGCAGTGGACATGTTTGCGGGGTCTGACTCTGATTAG
- a CDS encoding hypothetical protein (COG:H; EggNog:ENOG503P7N9), with product MPIINGQKMACGPCIRGHRSTKCNHYNERVMVPVRKPGRPLSTCPCPPGKPCVCGGVRVAIPKKQKCHCPAGTVDSATSSEFDPSPVDTPISPASRTSSNRVTKSGSGSKSASRRQSLALANLERMDPNSINLIPSPNGNGMIGITAMVSPRDATFGHPMGMVPMGPRESFVPAPPPDFGGPMGYNMPPSMPPHMPPPHYPPHIQIPQHIKTENGGFVPMLNGTFVSPVPIPAFADGPHPQGMQAFNGPPPPPPPNPVLEPSAMSKPKGGSGGGGCCGGKKAPPIQAPPPVPAPLPTPPQQQMPNTMPPPQPQNAPSGGGGSCCSSKSSQPPPMPQMSPNAMQAPPQPGFGQGFMPQYQTPIDIKMENMHHHQPFQFPGQTVFTYPAEYGSWQMPINPAIWQQVVSRPPTQQQHETPISATAPNGNNGTVGGNSHECGCGEGCQCVGCLAHPFNSQMLQYVQNAYSPNSSHGNSGSADSSANASPSANPLNLASSVEIPSGPELPPSHQTQPQPPPRPNANESDGSSNAPTPPNEGSPALSNEEELTALDYYFVHLPISALCVGALDMCPCDESCECVGCLVHNTAGFPQGDGGFS from the exons atgcccatcataaacgGGCAAAAAATGGCCTG CGGGCCATGCATTCGCGGCCATCGCTCTACGAAATGCAACCACTATAACGAGCGGgtgatggtgccggtgaggAAGCCTGGTCGCCCCCTGAGCACCTGCCCCTGCCCACCTGGGAAACCATGTGTATGCGGCGGCGTTAGAGTTGCCATTCCGAAGAAGCAAAAGTGCCATTGTCCAGCTGGGACTGTCGACAGTGCTACCAGCTCCGAGTTCGACCCTTCGCCAGTTGACACACCCATCTCACCAGCATCACGCACCTCTTCGAATCGAGTCACCAAGTCGGGTTCGGGGTCCAAGTCAGCCAGCCGAAGGCAATCGCTTGCGCTTGCGAacttggagaggatggatcCCAACTCCATCAACCTGATCCCGTCGCCCAATGGAAATGGAATGATTGGAATCACGGCCATGGTGAGCCCAAGGGACGCGACGTTTGGACATCCGATGGGGATGGTACCTATGGGACCTCGGGAGTCTTTTGtgcctgcaccaccaccggatTTTGGTGGCCCAATGGGATACAACATGCCCCCAAGCATGCCGCCACACATGCCACCGCCTCACTATCCCCCGCATATTCAGATCCCGCAGCATATCAAGACGGAAAATGGCGGATTCGTCCCGATGCTGAACGGGACTTTTGTCTCGCCAGTGCCCATTCCCGCCTTTGCCGATGGCCCTCACCCACAGGGAATGCAGGCATTCAAcgggccgccgccgccaccacctcccaatcCTGTTCTCGAGCCATCGGCCATGTCCAAGCCGAAGGGAGGTTCGGGAGGCGGGGGCTGCTGTGGTGGCAAGAAGGCACCCCCTATTCAGGCGCCTCCTCCAGTGCCGGCTCCTCTTCCTacccctcctcagcagcaaatgCCGAACACAatgccaccaccccaaccacagAACGCCCCGTCAGGCGGAGGCGGCAGCTGTTGCAGCAGCAAATCTTCGCAGCCACCCCCCATGCCCCAGATGAGCCCCAACGCTATGCAGGCACCCCCTCAGCCGGGTTTTGGTCAGGGATTCATGCCCCAGTATCAGACTCCGATCGATATCAAGATGGAAAACatgcaccaccatcagccatTCCAGTTTCCCGGTCAGACTGTGTTCACATATCCCGCCGAGTATGGCTCATGGCAGATGCCTATCAACCCAGCCATCTGGCAGCAAGTTGTCTCGCGGCCGCCCacgcaacagcaacacgAGACGCCTATTTCTGCCACTGCTcccaacggcaacaacggAACCGTGGGCGGGAACTCTCACGAGTGCGGCTGTGGTGAGGGCTGCCAGTGTGTTGGCTGCCTGGCTCATCCGTTCAACTCGCAAATGCTTCAGTATGTGCAGAACGCCTACagccccaacagcagccacgGCAACAGCGGGAGCGCGGATTCCAGCGCCAATGCCAGTCCCAGCGCGAACCCTTTGAACCTAGCGAGTTCTGTGGAGATTCCCAGCGGGCCGGAGCTGCCGCCATCACACCAGACACAAccgcagccaccaccaaggccgAACGCGAACGAGTCTGATGGCTCGTCGAACGCGCCCACTCCACCGAACGAGGGATCGCCGGCTCTGTCgaatgaggaggagctgacGGCGCTGGATTACTATTTTGTCCACTTGCCCATTTCGGCTTTGTGCGTGGGGGCGTTGGACATGTGCCCTTGCGACGAGTCTTGCGAGTGTGTGGGGTGTTTGGTGCATAACACTGCGGGATTCCCTcagggggatgggggattCTCTTAG
- a CDS encoding hypothetical protein (EggNog:ENOG503NY6C) has translation MLNSRTRSRSPARSPSRRDGDRDRERRRERERCRERSRDRGDGHRSHHHPSRHHHSSPPTLPFHRAPLTKTSLHSHTQLFQSYLSTVKNLSLGSLSETEAKGRWKSFTGKWNRGELSEEWYNHPSLPPPSSKIHTPSFSPAPSIPELNPGTNKSDDDDGDDDDDDEYIPPLPTQNQAQQHGRHGPAIPTRDDLTHRDELLETERGRSLDDHRYERKTFRKLHREQLDELVPKADPGSRERKLERKREVTEKLKGFGQDKEQGVEEVNEGDLMGGDDAIEELKRMKKLREERQNQRQSRREEEEMLRRQEREERVRGYKEREERVMEGLRGLVRERFGGS, from the coding sequence ATGCTCAACTCGAGAACACGATCAAGATCACCTGCTCGCTCACCATCACGACGAGATGGTGACAGAGACAGGGAAAGGAGGCGTGAGAGGGAGCGTTGCAGAGAGAGGAGCCGCGATCGGGGAGATGGACACcgctctcaccaccacccctcccgtcaccatcactcgtcaccaccaacattGCCCTTCCACCGCGCCCCATTAACCAAAACCTCACTGCACTCCCACACCCAGCTCTTTCAATCCTACCTCTCCACCGTCAAGAATTTGTCTTTGGGCTCCCTCTCGGAAACGGAGGCAAAAGGCCGCTGGAAGAGTTTTACCGGAAAGTGGAACAGGGGGGAGTTGAGCGAGGAGTGGTATAACCACCCTTctttaccaccaccatcatcaaagatacacaccccttccttctctcctGCCCCCTCAATCCCAGAACTGAACCCCGGCACCAACAAAtccgacgatgacgacggcgacgacgacgatgacgatgagtACATCCCTCCTTTACCAACCCAAAATCAAGCGCAGCAGCATGGTCGCCATGGCCCAGCAATCCCAACAAGAGATGACCTTACCCACCGCGACGAGCTGTTGGAGACGGAAAGGGGGCGCTCTCTTGATGACCACCGGTACGAGAGGAAAACTTTTAGGAAACTCCACAGGGAGCAACTTGACGAGCTTGTTCCAAAGGCGGACCCGGGGTCGAGGGAacggaagctggagaggaagagggaagtGACTGAGAAGCTGAAGGGGTTCGGACAGGACAAGGAgcagggggtggaggaggtgaacgAAGGGGATctgatgggtggtgatgatgcgatcgaggagctcaagaggatgaagaagttgagagaggagaggcagAATCAGAGGCAGAGtcggagggaggaggaggagatgctgagacggcaggagagggaggaacgGGTGAGGGGGTAtaaggaaagggaggagagggtgatggaggggctgagggggttggttagggagaggtttggggggagttGA
- a CDS encoding hypothetical protein (EggNog:ENOG503P2R4; COG:S), with protein sequence MTTNPPPAAAATAAFPFPKEHSFPPFFTPQINLSTRHAQLSKWSSLILAYCRHHKLYRISLSDATTSPASVIYPLFNNETINRRLEVSYMREIIDFMKRQGRAEWYGGKEGDLVWVYWRTPEEWAGLLERWADETGNKGGVVTVYELAEGEGTRGSGEFLMMGSRKGSWLTA encoded by the coding sequence atgaccaccaacccccccccagcagcagcagcaacagcagcattccccttcccaaaagagcactccttcccccccttcttcaccccccaAATCAACCTCTCGACCCGGCACGCCCAGCTCTCCAAGTGGTCTTCCCTCATCTTGGCCTATTGTCGACACCACAAGCTCTAccgcatctccctctccgatGCGACCACTTCCCCTGCATCGGTTATCTaccccctcttcaacaacgaaACAATCAACCGGCGGCTGGAAGTCTCTTACATGAGGGAGATAATCGATTTTATGAAACGACAAGGGAGGGCGGAGTGGTATGGAGGTAAAGAAGGGGATCTGGTCTGGGTGTACTGGAGAACGCCGGAGGAGTgggcggggttgttggagcgGTGGGCTGACGAGACGGGGAAtaaggggggggtggtgactgTTTATGAGttggctgagggggaggggacgaggGGGTCCGGTGAGTTTCTGATGATGGGTAGCAGAAAGGGGTCGTGGCTGACAGCGTGA